A genomic window from Scophthalmus maximus strain ysfricsl-2021 chromosome 17, ASM2237912v1, whole genome shotgun sequence includes:
- the tufm gene encoding elongation factor Tu, mitochondrial yields the protein MAALLGLRACFSALQLSQPSLLHSSFRLCAVPLSRRTFAAEAKKTYTREKPHVNIGTIGHVDHGKTTLTAAITKVLSDAGGASYKKYEDIDNAPEEKARGITINASHVEYTTANRHYAHTDCPGHADYVKNMITGTAQMDGCILVVAATDGQMPQTREHLLLARQIGVEHVVVFINKADAVDDKEMLELVELEIRELLTEFGYDGENTPVVIGSALCALENRVPDLGVNAVMKLLEIVDEYVPLPKRELEKPFLLPIEGVYSIPGRGTVVSGTMERGIIKKGDDCEFLGHNRSLKSVVTGIEMFHKSLDRAEAGDNLGALVRGLKREDVRRGMVMCKPGSIMPHQKVKAQVYVLSKEEGGRHKPFVNNFMPVMFSLTWDMTCRVTLPADKEMVMPGEDTSLALTLRQPMILEKGQRFTLRDGNRTIGTGLVTDTLTFTDADNCNWG from the exons ATGGCGGCGCTTCTGGGCTTGCGTGCGTGTTTCTCcg CCCTTCAGCTTTCTCAGCCAAGCCTCCTGCACAGCTCCTTCAGATTG TGTGCTGTGCCTCTGAGCCGGCGGACCTTTGCTGCAGAGGCGAAGAAGACGTACACCCGAGAAAAGCCCCATGTGAACATCGGAACTATTGGCCATGTTGATCACGGCAAGACCACCCTGACTGCAGCCATCACAAAAG TGCTTTCTGACGCTGGTGGGGCCAGCTACAAAAAGTACGAAGACATTGACAATGCTCCAGAGGAGAAGGCCAGAGGAATCACCATTAATGCCTCTCATGTAGAATACACCACAGCCAACAGACATTACGCTCACACCGACTGCCCTGGTCATGCTGACTACGTCAAG AACATGATCACAGGCACTGCTCAGATGGATGGGTGCATCCTGGTGGTGGCAGCCACCGACGGCCAGATGCCTCAGACACGCGAGCACCTTCTGTTGGCCCGGCAGATTGGCGTCGAGCATGTGGTGGTTTTCATCAACAAGGCCGACGCCGTGGATGACAAGGAGATGCTGGAGCTTGTGGAACTTGAGATCCGCGAGCTGCTCACAGAGTTTGGCTACGACGGCGAGAACACACCCGTTGTGATAGGCTCTGCCCTCTGTGCCCTGGAG AACAGAGTGCCTGACCTGGGAGTGAATGCAGTGATGAAACTGCTAGAGATTGTGGATGAATACGTTCCTTTGCCCaagagagagctggagaaaCCTTTCCTCCTGCCTATTGAAGGGGTTTATTCTATTCCAG GCAGGGGCACTGTGGTGTCGGGCACCATGGAGAGAGGAATCATCAAGAAAGGAGACGACTGCGAATTTTTGGGTCACAATCGCAGTTTAAAGTCTGTGGTCACAg GTATCGAAATGTTCCACAAGTCCCTGGATCGGGCAGAGGCGGGAGATAACCTGGGTGCTCTGGTCCGAGGCCTGAAGAGAGAGGATGTAAGGAGGGGGATGGTGATGTGTAAACCGGGATCCATCATGCCTCACCAGAAAGTCAAGGCTCAG GTGTATGTTCTGAGtaaggaggagggaggcagacacaAACCGTTCGTCAACAACTTCATGCCCGTCATGTTCTCTCTCACCTGGGACATGACCTGTCGAGTCACTCTACCTGCtgataag GAAATGGTGATGCCAGGAGAGGACACATCGTTGGCTCTGACTCTCCGCCAACCAATGATTCTGGAGAAAGGCCAGAGATTCACACTGAGAGACGGAAACAGAACAATCGGCACCGGCCTGGTCACAGACACCCTGACTTTTACCGACGCAGACAACTGCAACTGGGGCTGA